A single window of Gammaproteobacteria bacterium DNA harbors:
- a CDS encoding triose-phosphate isomerase translates to MRRPLVAGNWKMNGSRAGNKGLLDAVRAGAAQTPGVDIAVCPPFVYLADVEAALAGGAVAWGGQNLCQETGAGAFTGEISGAMLRDFGCRYVIIGHSERRTLYGESDAAVARKFLAANAAGLIPVVCVGELLEEREAGTTEAVIARQLDAVLDTAGDTGALERAVIAYEPVWAIGTGRTATPAQAQEVHDFIRRRVAGRDKRAASALRILYGGSVKGSNAAELFAMADIDGGLIGGASLKAEEFLEICRAAQSA, encoded by the coding sequence ATGCGACGACCGCTGGTTGCCGGCAACTGGAAGATGAATGGCTCGCGGGCAGGGAACAAGGGCCTGCTTGATGCCGTGCGCGCGGGCGCCGCGCAGACTCCGGGCGTGGACATCGCGGTGTGCCCGCCGTTCGTCTATCTGGCGGATGTCGAGGCCGCTCTCGCGGGCGGCGCCGTCGCCTGGGGCGGCCAGAACCTGTGCCAGGAGACCGGGGCGGGCGCCTTCACCGGCGAGATCTCCGGCGCGATGCTGCGCGATTTCGGTTGCCGCTACGTCATCATCGGCCATTCCGAGCGCCGCACCCTGTACGGCGAGAGCGACGCGGCGGTGGCGCGGAAATTCCTCGCCGCGAATGCCGCGGGGCTGATCCCCGTCGTGTGCGTCGGCGAGCTGCTGGAAGAGCGCGAGGCCGGTACGACGGAGGCCGTCATCGCGCGCCAGCTCGACGCCGTGCTCGATACGGCGGGCGACACGGGTGCGCTGGAGCGCGCCGTCATCGCCTACGAACCGGTGTGGGCGATCGGCACCGGCCGCACGGCGACGCCGGCGCAGGCGCAGGAAGTGCACGACTTCATCCGCCGCCGCGTGGCGGGGCGGGACAAGCGCGCGGCGTCCGCGCTGCGCATTCTGTACGGCGGCAGCGTGAAAGGATCGAATGCCGCGGAGCTGTTCGCGATGGCGGATATCGACGGCGGGCTGATCGGCGGCGCCTCGCTGAAGGCGGAAGAATTTCTGGAGATCTGCCGGGCGGCGCAGTCCGCCTGA
- the glmM gene encoding phosphoglucosamine mutase, protein MSSRRYFGTDGIRGRVGREPITADFVLKLGWAAGRVLASRQHGKVLIGKDTRISGYMFESALQAGLSAAGVDILLLGPMPTPAIAYLTRTLHAQAGIVISASHNPYYDNGIKFFSARGHKLPDETEMAIEAMLDEPMVTRDSAELGKAERVVDAAGRYIEFCKSTISSGIELRGLKIVVDCAHGATYHVAPSVFSELGAEVIRIGASPNGLNINDQCGATRPQTIQAAVLEHKADLGIALDGDGDRVIMVDHCGEAVDGDELLYIITRARLKAGQEIATTVGTVMSNLGLEHALTELGVELKRAPVGDRYVMDLLLQGGWTLGGESSGHIICLDRTTTGDGIVAALQVLEFMVRSGCTLHELKAGMSKYPQHMINVPIEKGFNHARSPAVTAAVAEAESALGSQGRLLLRPSGTEPVVRVMVEGTDPQQVKAIAQRLATVIGEEQARQSGGRAGQV, encoded by the coding sequence ATGAGCAGCCGGCGTTATTTCGGTACGGACGGCATCCGCGGGCGGGTGGGCAGGGAGCCCATCACCGCCGATTTCGTCCTCAAGCTGGGCTGGGCGGCCGGCCGGGTGCTGGCGTCGCGCCAGCATGGCAAGGTGCTGATCGGAAAAGACACCCGCATCTCGGGCTACATGTTCGAGTCCGCCCTGCAGGCCGGCCTGTCGGCCGCCGGGGTCGACATCCTGCTGCTCGGCCCGATGCCGACCCCGGCGATCGCCTATCTGACGCGCACCCTGCACGCGCAGGCCGGCATCGTGATCAGCGCCTCGCACAACCCCTACTATGACAACGGCATCAAGTTCTTTTCCGCGCGCGGGCACAAGCTGCCGGACGAGACCGAGATGGCGATCGAGGCGATGCTGGACGAACCGATGGTGACGCGCGATTCCGCCGAGCTCGGCAAGGCGGAGCGGGTGGTGGACGCGGCCGGACGCTACATCGAATTCTGCAAGAGCACGATCTCCTCGGGCATCGAACTGCGCGGGCTGAAGATCGTGGTCGACTGCGCACACGGTGCCACCTATCACGTCGCGCCAAGCGTGTTCAGCGAACTGGGCGCCGAGGTGATCCGCATCGGCGCGTCCCCGAACGGACTCAACATCAATGATCAATGCGGCGCCACCCGGCCGCAGACCATCCAGGCCGCCGTGCTGGAGCACAAGGCCGATCTCGGCATCGCGCTCGACGGCGACGGCGACCGCGTCATCATGGTCGATCACTGCGGCGAAGCGGTGGACGGCGACGAGTTGCTGTACATCATCACGCGCGCGCGCCTGAAGGCGGGGCAGGAGATCGCCACGACGGTCGGTACCGTGATGAGCAACCTGGGGCTGGAGCATGCGCTGACGGAGCTGGGCGTGGAGCTGAAGCGGGCGCCGGTCGGCGACCGTTATGTCATGGACCTGCTGCTGCAGGGCGGCTGGACGCTGGGCGGGGAGTCTTCCGGCCACATCATCTGCCTTGATCGCACCACCACCGGCGACGGCATCGTCGCCGCGCTGCAGGTGCTCGAGTTCATGGTGCGCTCCGGCTGCACCCTGCACGAGCTGAAGGCCGGCATGAGCAAGTACCCGCAGCACATGATCAACGTCCCGATCGAGAAGGGCTTCAATCATGCGCGCTCGCCGGCCGTCACGGCCGCCGTCGCCGAGGCGGAATCCGCGCTGGGCAGCCAGGGTCGCCTGCTGCTGCGCCCCTCCGGCACCGAGCCGGTGGTGCGTGTGATGGTGGAGGGGACGGATCCGCAGCAGGTCAAGGCCATCGCGCAGCGCCTGGCGACGGTCATCGGCGAGGAACAGGCGCGCCAGTCCGGCGGCCGCGCCGGTCAGGTCTGA
- the folP gene encoding dihydropteroate synthase: MGILNITPDSFSDGGDFFSVDAALAQARRMAAEGAAIIDVGGESTRPGAAAVNEAEEIRRVVPVIAAIRAAVPALVVSIDTSKPAVMRAAVAAGAGLINDVRALREPDALEVARELGVPVCLMHMQGEPRTMQQAPRYDDVAREVMEFLAARIEACLRAGIPRARLLIDPGFGFGKSAVHNLQLLRRLDRFRALDCPLLVGLSRKSLIGTVLGHPVEDRLYGSIALATMALWQGAAIVRAHDVGPTVDAARLYTAVMESD, from the coding sequence ATGGGCATACTCAATATCACCCCCGATTCCTTCTCGGACGGGGGTGATTTTTTTTCGGTGGACGCGGCGCTGGCCCAGGCCCGGCGCATGGCCGCGGAAGGCGCGGCGATCATCGATGTCGGCGGCGAATCGACCCGCCCCGGCGCGGCGGCCGTGAACGAGGCGGAGGAGATCCGGCGCGTCGTTCCGGTGATCGCGGCCATACGCGCGGCCGTCCCCGCCCTGGTCGTCTCGATCGATACCAGCAAGCCCGCGGTGATGCGCGCGGCGGTCGCCGCCGGCGCCGGACTGATCAACGACGTGCGGGCGCTGCGTGAGCCTGATGCGCTGGAAGTCGCGCGCGAGCTCGGCGTGCCGGTGTGTCTGATGCACATGCAGGGCGAGCCGCGCACCATGCAGCAGGCGCCGCGCTACGACGACGTGGCGCGCGAGGTGATGGAGTTCCTGGCCGCGCGCATCGAGGCCTGCCTGCGCGCCGGCATCCCGCGCGCCCGGCTGCTGATCGATCCGGGTTTCGGCTTCGGCAAGAGCGCGGTCCACAACCTGCAGTTGCTGCGCCGGCTCGACCGTTTCCGCGCGCTGGACTGTCCGCTGCTGGTCGGCCTGTCGCGCAAGTCGCTGATCGGGACGGTGCTCGGGCATCCGGTCGAGGATCGGCTTTATGGTAGTATCGCCCTTGCGACCATGGCGCTGTGGCAGGGAGCCGCCATCGTGCGCGCGCACGACGTCGGTCCGACCGTGGACGCGGCGCGGCTGTATACCGCGGTGATGGAGAGTGACTAG
- the ftsH gene encoding ATP-dependent zinc metalloprotease FtsH produces MAKNIILWVVIAVVLISVFNNFSPPQVSSQQIPYSEFIQRVENGEIKEVVIDDRTIHGSTQGGEKFSTYSPGDPGLVGDLLDNKVLIQARPREQQSVLMQIFISWFPMLLLIAVWIFFMRQMQGGGGGRGAMSFGRSRARMLGEDQVKVTFADVAGVEEAKEEVVELVEFLRDPSKFQKLGGKIPRGVLMVGSPGTGKTLLAKAIAGEAKVPFFTISGSDFVEMFVGVGAARVRDMFEQAKKHAPCIIFIDEIDAVGRHRGAGLGGGHDEREQTLNQLLVEMDGFEGNEGVIVIAATNRPDVLDPALLRPGRFDRQVVVPLPDIRGREQILKVHMRKVPISDDVEPAIIARGTPGFSGADLANLVNEAALFAARANKRTVDMIDFEKAKDKVMMGAERRSMVMSDEEKRLTAYHESGHAIVGRLVPAHDPVHKVTIIPRGRALGLTMFLPEEDRYSYSKQRLESQISSMFGGRIAEELIFGADAVTTGASNDIKRATDIARNMVTKWGLSEKLGPLTYSEEEGEVFLGHSVTQHKNVSDETAHAIDKEIRAFIDRNYERSRRILTENIDKLHAMAEALIKYETIDSQQIDDIMKGKEPRPPRDWGRYEGPKAGPGVSGEKSGEKDKPADGAIGGPAGQH; encoded by the coding sequence ATGGCGAAAAATATCATCCTGTGGGTCGTGATCGCGGTCGTGCTGATCTCGGTATTCAACAACTTCAGTCCGCCGCAGGTCAGTTCGCAGCAGATCCCCTATTCCGAATTCATCCAGCGCGTCGAGAACGGCGAGATCAAGGAGGTCGTGATCGACGATCGCACCATCCACGGCTCGACGCAGGGCGGCGAAAAGTTCTCCACCTATAGCCCGGGCGATCCCGGCCTCGTGGGCGACCTGCTCGACAACAAGGTGCTGATCCAGGCGCGGCCGCGCGAGCAGCAGAGCGTGCTGATGCAGATCTTCATTTCCTGGTTCCCCATGCTGCTGCTGATCGCGGTGTGGATCTTCTTCATGCGCCAGATGCAGGGCGGGGGCGGCGGGCGCGGCGCCATGTCCTTCGGCCGCAGCCGCGCGCGCATGCTCGGCGAGGATCAGGTCAAGGTGACCTTCGCCGATGTCGCCGGCGTGGAGGAGGCCAAGGAAGAGGTCGTCGAACTGGTCGAGTTCCTGCGCGACCCCAGCAAGTTCCAGAAGCTCGGCGGCAAGATCCCGCGCGGCGTGCTGATGGTCGGCTCGCCGGGTACCGGCAAGACGCTGCTCGCCAAGGCGATCGCCGGCGAGGCCAAGGTGCCGTTCTTCACCATTTCCGGCTCCGACTTTGTCGAGATGTTCGTCGGCGTCGGCGCGGCACGCGTGCGCGACATGTTCGAGCAGGCCAAGAAGCACGCCCCCTGCATCATCTTCATCGACGAGATCGACGCGGTCGGCCGCCATCGCGGCGCCGGCCTCGGCGGTGGCCATGACGAACGCGAGCAGACCCTCAACCAGCTGCTGGTCGAGATGGACGGCTTCGAGGGCAACGAGGGCGTGATCGTCATCGCGGCGACCAACCGTCCCGACGTGCTCGACCCGGCGCTGCTGCGCCCGGGCCGCTTCGACCGCCAGGTCGTGGTGCCGCTGCCCGACATCCGCGGCCGCGAGCAGATCCTCAAGGTGCACATGCGCAAGGTGCCGATCAGCGACGACGTCGAGCCCGCCATCATCGCGCGCGGCACGCCCGGCTTCTCCGGCGCCGATCTCGCCAACCTGGTGAACGAGGCCGCGCTGTTCGCCGCCCGCGCCAACAAGCGCACGGTCGACATGATCGATTTCGAGAAGGCCAAGGACAAGGTCATGATGGGCGCCGAGCGCCGCTCGATGGTGATGAGCGACGAGGAGAAGCGCCTGACCGCCTATCACGAGTCCGGCCACGCCATCGTCGGCCGCCTGGTGCCGGCGCACGATCCGGTGCACAAGGTGACCATCATCCCGCGCGGCCGTGCCTTGGGTCTCACCATGTTCCTGCCCGAGGAAGACCGCTACAGCTACAGCAAGCAGCGGCTGGAGAGCCAGATCTCCAGCATGTTCGGCGGGCGTATCGCCGAGGAACTGATCTTCGGGGCCGATGCCGTCACCACCGGCGCCTCCAACGATATCAAGCGCGCGACGGATATCGCCCGCAACATGGTCACCAAGTGGGGTCTGTCCGAGAAGCTCGGCCCGCTGACCTACAGCGAGGAGGAGGGCGAGGTGTTTCTCGGCCATTCCGTGACGCAGCACAAGAACGTCTCGGACGAGACCGCGCACGCGATCGACAAGGAGATCCGCGCGTTCATCGACCGCAACTACGAGCGGTCGCGCCGGATCCTGACCGAGAACATCGACAAGCTGCACGCCATGGCCGAGGCGCTCATCAAGTACGAGACCATCGACAGCCAGCAGATCGACGACATCATGAAGGGCAAGGAACCGCGTCCGCCGCGCGACTGGGGCCGCTACGAAGGACCCAAGGCCGGGCCGGGCGTGAGCGGCGAGAAGTCCGGGGAAAAGGACAAGCCGGCCGACGGCGCCATCGGCGGGCCGGCGGGGCAGCACTGA
- the rlmE gene encoding 23S rRNA (uridine(2552)-2'-O)-methyltransferase RlmE encodes MKKTPSSRRWLREHHSDAFVLQAKKEGYRSRAAYKLLEIDRRDRLFRPGMVVLDLGAAPGGWSQIAARRVGPKGRVVALDRLAMPPLPGVEFHQGDIDDEECMDKILKSLDGRGIDLVISDMAPNISGVDAIDQPRSLYLAELALEVARKVLHPGGDMLIKMFQGAGLDDYIKELRRSFRKVIHRKPQASRARSREVYVLGRDFHRE; translated from the coding sequence ATGAAAAAAACCCCCAGTAGCCGGCGCTGGCTGCGCGAGCATCACAGCGACGCGTTCGTCCTCCAGGCGAAGAAGGAGGGCTACCGTTCGCGTGCCGCCTACAAGCTGCTCGAGATCGACCGGCGTGACCGTCTGTTCCGTCCCGGCATGGTGGTCCTCGATCTGGGGGCCGCGCCGGGCGGGTGGTCGCAGATCGCCGCGCGCCGTGTCGGTCCCAAGGGCCGCGTGGTCGCGCTCGACCGCCTGGCCATGCCGCCGCTGCCCGGAGTCGAGTTCCACCAGGGTGACATCGATGATGAGGAATGCATGGATAAGATATTGAAAAGCCTGGACGGCCGGGGCATCGACCTTGTAATTTCCGACATGGCGCCCAATATCAGTGGGGTGGACGCAATCGATCAGCCGCGCTCCCTCTATCTGGCGGAACTGGCGCTGGAGGTGGCGCGTAAAGTTCTCCATCCGGGGGGCGATATGCTGATTAAGATGTTCCAGGGGGCGGGGCTGGATGATTATATAAAGGAGCTGCGTCGTTCGTTCCGCAAAGTGATCCATCGCAAACCCCAGGCCTCGCGCGCGCGTTCCCGCGAGGTGTATGTCCTGGGACGGGATTTCCACCGCGAGTGA
- the yhbY gene encoding ribosome assembly RNA-binding protein YhbY, protein MELTPRQRTHLRALAHARKPVVSTGQRGLTPAVVNEIEQALGHHELVKVRLNAPDREARREMMEEICRATGCAWVQSIGHIAVLYRPARKPLIVLPVAQ, encoded by the coding sequence ATGGAACTGACCCCCCGACAACGGACCCACCTGCGCGCGCTCGCCCATGCGCGCAAGCCGGTGGTGAGCACCGGACAGCGCGGGCTGACGCCCGCCGTCGTCAACGAGATCGAGCAGGCACTCGGCCATCATGAGCTGGTGAAGGTCAGACTGAATGCCCCCGACCGGGAAGCGCGCCGGGAGATGATGGAGGAGATCTGCCGCGCCACCGGCTGCGCCTGGGTGCAGAGCATCGGCCACATCGCCGTCCTGTACCGCCCGGCCCGGAAACCGCTGATCGTCCTGCCCGTCGCGCAGTGA
- the carB gene encoding carbamoyl-phosphate synthase large subunit → MPKRTDIKSILIIGAGPIVIGQACEFDYSGAQACKALREEGYRVILVNSNPATIMTDPGLADATYIEPINWRTLARIIAQERPDALLPTMGGQTALNCSLDLVREGVLEQFGVEMIGASRDAIDTAEDRDLFRKAMAEIGLACPRAAVAHSMEEALQVQAPIGYPTIIRPSFTMGGSGGGIAYNREEFVEICERGFDLSPTHELLIEESVLGWKEFEMEVVRDRNDNCIIVCSIENLDPMGVHTGDSITVAPAQTLTDKEYQLLRNASIAVLRKIGVDTGGSNVQFAISPDDGRCLVIEMNPRVSRSSALASKATGFPIAKVAAKLAVGYTLDELRNEITGGASPASFEPSIDYVVTKVPRFAFEKFPQAKPLLTTQMKSVGEVMAMGRNFQESLQKALRGLETGIDGLDEIADLSTEGAEAAIVHHLRTPTPDRLRYLADAFRSGMAIERVHELCRIDPWFLVQIKELVDLENALRGRAPSDLDAGALRALKRKGFSDRRLAHLLGTREDEVRALRHRLGVRPVYKRVDTCAAEFATTTAYLYSSYDEESEAAPTARDKIMVLGGGPNRIGQGIEFDYCCVHAALALREDGFETIMVNCNPETVSTDYDTSDRLYFEPLTLEDVLEIIAVEQPRGIIVQYGGQTPLKLARALEAAGAPIIGTTPDAIDLAEDRERFQQLIERLGLRQPPNRTARTVEAALAAAAEIGYPLVVRPSYVLGGRAMEIVYNEDDLARYMRTAVSVSNESPVLLDRFLDDAIEVDVDAVSDGADVVIGGIMEHIEQAGVHSGDSACSLPPFSLPAALQDEMRRQAELLARSLGVVGLMNIQFAIKGADIYVLEVNPRASRTIPFVSKACGVSLAKVGARCMAGATLRAQGVTREIVPPFYSVKEAVFPFAKFQGVDPILGPEMKSTGEVMGIGRSFAEAFAKSQAAAGIDLPSGGKAFISVRDVDKERAVSVARDLVALGFELLATGGTAKTLESAGVPCAKVMKVGEGRPHIADMIKNDEISLIINTTEGKQAIADSYEIRRAALQHKVTYTTTIAGARATCMALRQSGDFTVNALQKLTEWNLYEQGTDDGSGRRTPAPGTA, encoded by the coding sequence ATGCCAAAACGTACTGATATAAAAAGTATTCTTATCATCGGCGCGGGGCCGATCGTGATCGGACAGGCGTGCGAGTTCGATTATTCGGGCGCGCAGGCCTGCAAGGCGCTGCGGGAGGAGGGCTACCGGGTCATCCTGGTCAATTCCAATCCGGCCACGATCATGACCGATCCGGGGCTGGCGGATGCCACCTATATCGAGCCGATCAACTGGCGCACGCTCGCCAGGATCATCGCGCAGGAGCGCCCCGACGCGCTGCTGCCCACGATGGGCGGCCAGACCGCGCTGAACTGCTCGCTCGACCTGGTGCGCGAGGGCGTGCTGGAGCAGTTTGGCGTGGAGATGATCGGCGCCTCGCGCGACGCCATCGACACCGCCGAGGATCGCGATCTGTTCCGCAAGGCGATGGCCGAGATCGGCCTGGCCTGCCCGCGCGCGGCCGTCGCCCACAGCATGGAAGAGGCCCTGCAGGTGCAGGCGCCGATCGGCTATCCGACCATCATCCGGCCGTCGTTCACGATGGGCGGCAGCGGCGGCGGCATCGCCTACAACCGCGAGGAATTCGTCGAGATCTGCGAGCGCGGCTTCGACCTGTCGCCGACCCACGAGCTGCTGATCGAGGAGTCGGTGCTGGGCTGGAAGGAATTCGAGATGGAGGTCGTGCGCGACCGCAATGACAACTGCATCATCGTGTGCTCCATCGAGAACCTGGACCCGATGGGCGTGCACACCGGCGATTCCATCACCGTCGCGCCGGCGCAGACCCTCACCGACAAGGAATACCAGCTGCTGCGCAACGCCTCCATCGCCGTGCTGCGCAAGATCGGTGTCGACACCGGCGGTTCCAATGTGCAATTCGCCATCAGCCCGGACGACGGGCGCTGCCTGGTGATCGAGATGAATCCGCGCGTGTCGCGCTCCTCGGCGCTGGCCTCCAAGGCGACCGGGTTCCCGATCGCCAAGGTCGCGGCCAAGCTCGCTGTCGGCTACACGCTGGACGAGCTGCGCAACGAAATCACCGGCGGCGCCAGCCCGGCCTCGTTCGAGCCCTCGATCGACTATGTGGTGACCAAGGTGCCGCGCTTTGCCTTCGAGAAGTTCCCCCAGGCGAAGCCGCTGCTGACCACGCAGATGAAGTCCGTGGGCGAAGTCATGGCGATGGGAAGGAATTTCCAGGAATCGCTGCAGAAGGCGCTGCGCGGACTGGAGACGGGTATCGACGGCCTGGACGAGATCGCCGACCTGTCCACGGAAGGCGCCGAGGCGGCCATCGTGCATCATCTGCGCACGCCGACGCCGGATCGCCTGCGTTACCTGGCCGATGCCTTCCGCAGCGGCATGGCGATCGAGCGCGTGCACGAACTCTGCCGCATCGACCCCTGGTTCCTGGTGCAGATCAAGGAACTGGTCGATCTCGAGAACGCCTTGCGCGGTCGCGCGCCGTCCGACCTCGATGCGGGCGCCCTGCGCGCGCTCAAGCGCAAGGGTTTTTCCGACCGCCGTCTGGCGCACCTGCTCGGGACGCGCGAGGACGAAGTGCGCGCGCTGCGCCACCGGCTCGGCGTGCGCCCGGTCTACAAGCGCGTGGATACCTGCGCGGCGGAGTTCGCCACCACCACGGCCTATCTCTACTCGAGCTATGACGAGGAGAGCGAGGCGGCGCCGACCGCGCGCGACAAGATCATGGTGCTGGGCGGCGGCCCCAACCGCATCGGCCAGGGCATCGAGTTCGACTACTGCTGCGTGCACGCCGCGCTCGCCCTGCGCGAGGACGGCTTCGAGACCATCATGGTCAACTGCAACCCCGAGACGGTGTCGACCGACTATGACACCTCCGACCGCCTGTACTTCGAGCCCCTCACGCTGGAAGACGTGCTGGAGATCATCGCGGTCGAGCAACCGCGCGGCATCATCGTGCAATACGGCGGGCAGACGCCGCTCAAGCTGGCGCGCGCACTGGAAGCGGCGGGCGCGCCCATCATCGGTACCACGCCGGACGCCATCGACCTGGCCGAGGACCGCGAACGTTTCCAGCAGTTGATCGAACGCCTCGGACTGCGCCAGCCGCCGAACCGCACCGCGCGCACGGTCGAGGCGGCGCTGGCCGCGGCGGCCGAGATCGGGTATCCGCTGGTGGTGCGGCCGTCCTACGTGCTCGGTGGCCGTGCCATGGAGATCGTCTACAACGAGGACGATCTGGCGCGCTACATGCGCACCGCGGTCTCCGTGTCGAACGAATCGCCGGTGCTGCTCGACCGCTTCCTCGACGACGCCATCGAGGTCGATGTCGACGCGGTCAGCGACGGCGCGGACGTGGTGATCGGCGGCATCATGGAACACATCGAGCAGGCCGGGGTGCATTCGGGCGATTCCGCCTGTTCGCTGCCGCCGTTCAGCCTGCCGGCCGCGTTGCAGGACGAGATGCGGCGCCAGGCCGAACTGCTCGCGCGCAGCCTCGGCGTGGTCGGCCTGATGAACATCCAGTTCGCCATCAAGGGCGCCGACATCTACGTGCTGGAGGTCAACCCGCGCGCCTCGCGCACCATCCCCTTCGTGTCCAAGGCCTGCGGCGTGTCGCTCGCCAAGGTGGGCGCGCGCTGCATGGCGGGCGCGACCCTCCGCGCCCAGGGCGTCACGCGCGAGATCGTGCCCCCGTTCTACTCGGTCAAGGAGGCGGTGTTCCCCTTCGCGAAGTTCCAGGGCGTGGACCCGATCCTGGGGCCGGAGATGAAATCCACCGGAGAGGTGATGGGCATCGGCCGGAGCTTCGCCGAGGCCTTCGCCAAGTCGCAGGCGGCGGCCGGCATCGATCTCCCGTCGGGCGGTAAGGCGTTCATCAGCGTGCGCGACGTCGACAAGGAGCGCGCCGTGTCCGTCGCGCGTGATCTCGTCGCGCTCGGTTTCGAGCTGCTCGCGACGGGCGGCACGGCCAAGACCCTTGAATCCGCAGGGGTGCCCTGTGCTAAAGTTATGAAGGTCGGCGAGGGGCGTCCCCACATCGCCGACATGATCAAGAACGACGAGATCAGCCTGATCATCAACACCACGGAAGGCAAGCAGGCGATCGCGGATTCCTATGAAATAAGGCGGGCGGCGCTGCAGCACAAGGTCACCTACACCACCACCATCGCCGGGGCCCGTGCCACCTGCATGGCGCTCAGGCAGTCGGGTGATTTCACGGTGAATGCCTTGCAGAAGCTGACGGAGTGGAATCTTTATGAACAAGGTACCGATGACGGTTCAGGGCGCCGAACGCCTGCGCCAGGAACTGCATGA
- the carA gene encoding glutamine-hydrolyzing carbamoyl-phosphate synthase small subunit yields the protein MHQPALLALADGNLFRGVSIGVPGQTVGEVVFNTAMTGYQEILTDPSYSRQIVTFTYPHIGNTGANPDDEESSRVYVSGLIVREPSPIASSWRARERLEDYLLRHEVVGIADIDTRRLTRLLREGGAQSGCIMAGEHIDEHAAVEMARGFPGLNGMDLARVVSTEIRYEWAQGSWTLEPASASAAGRAQPYHVVAYDYGVKRNILCLLVDRGCRVTVVPAQTPVEEVLALRPHGVFLSNGPGDPAACAYAIESIRVLLERRIPLFGICLGHQLLGLASGARTIKMKFGHHGANHPVLDLDSKRVMITSQNHGFAVDESTLPATLRVTHRSLFDGSNQGIRRTDVPAFGFQGHPEASPGPHDAAPLFDHFIELMRQQGR from the coding sequence TTGCATCAACCGGCCCTGTTAGCGCTTGCGGACGGTAATCTGTTTCGAGGGGTTTCCATCGGGGTCCCGGGACAGACGGTCGGTGAGGTGGTGTTCAACACCGCCATGACGGGTTACCAGGAGATCCTCACCGACCCGTCCTACAGTCGGCAGATCGTCACCTTCACCTATCCCCATATCGGCAACACCGGCGCCAACCCGGACGACGAGGAGTCGTCCCGCGTGTACGTGAGCGGCCTGATCGTGCGCGAGCCCTCGCCGATCGCGAGCAGCTGGCGCGCACGCGAACGGCTGGAGGATTATCTGCTCCGGCACGAGGTGGTCGGCATCGCCGACATCGATACCCGGCGCCTGACCCGCCTGCTGCGCGAGGGCGGCGCGCAGAGCGGCTGCATCATGGCCGGCGAGCATATCGATGAGCATGCCGCCGTCGAGATGGCGCGCGGCTTCCCGGGCCTGAACGGCATGGATCTCGCGCGCGTGGTGTCGACCGAGATCCGCTACGAATGGGCGCAGGGCAGCTGGACGCTGGAGCCCGCCTCCGCCTCCGCTGCCGGCCGCGCGCAGCCCTATCATGTGGTGGCCTACGATTACGGCGTCAAGCGCAACATCCTCTGCCTGCTGGTCGACCGCGGCTGCCGCGTGACGGTGGTCCCGGCCCAGACGCCGGTGGAGGAAGTGCTGGCGCTCAGACCCCACGGCGTGTTCCTGTCCAACGGACCGGGCGATCCGGCGGCCTGCGCGTACGCGATCGAGTCGATCCGTGTGCTGCTGGAGCGGCGCATCCCGCTGTTCGGCATCTGTCTCGGCCATCAGCTCCTCGGCCTGGCGAGCGGGGCGCGCACGATCAAGATGAAGTTCGGCCATCACGGCGCGAACCACCCGGTGCTGGACCTCGACAGTAAGCGGGTGATGATCACCAGCCAGAATCACGGCTTCGCGGTGGACGAGTCGACGCTGCCGGCCACCCTGCGCGTCACGCACCGCTCGCTCTTCGACGGCTCCAACCAGGGGATTCGGCGGACCGACGTACCAGCCTTCGGTTTCCAGGGCCATCCGGAGGCGAGTCCCGGTCCCCACGACGCCGCGCCGCTGTTCGATCATTTTATCGAGCTGATGCGGCAGCAGGGCCGTTGA
- a CDS encoding DUF1249 domain-containing protein, translating into MTVRTAPGLRSLMPIYEGNYRSLAQLVPGLRSMQAPVSFVLSDLPRIRLSIVETCKYTAMLAFSHSLAPGADRIPDLALAVRMCHDARVAEVIGYQGRARFAAVYPYPNKDMHGVFEKRQVNLFLGEWLRFCRLGGRQPLIAAG; encoded by the coding sequence ATGACGGTACGGACGGCGCCCGGGCTGCGTAGCCTGATGCCGATATACGAGGGCAACTACCGGAGCCTCGCGCAACTGGTGCCCGGTCTGCGTTCGATGCAGGCCCCGGTCAGTTTCGTCCTCAGTGACCTGCCCCGTATCCGCCTGAGCATCGTCGAAACCTGCAAGTACACCGCGATGCTCGCCTTCAGCCATTCGCTCGCGCCCGGGGCGGACCGGATCCCCGACCTGGCGTTGGCGGTACGCATGTGCCACGACGCGCGCGTCGCCGAGGTGATCGGCTATCAGGGGCGCGCGCGCTTCGCGGCGGTGTATCCCTACCCCAACAAGGACATGCACGGCGTGTTCGAAAAGCGTCAGGTGAACCTGTTCCTCGGCGAGTGGCTGCGCTTCTGCCGCCTCGGCGGCCGCCAGCCCCTGATTGCCGCCGGCTAG